From one Trifolium pratense cultivar HEN17-A07 linkage group LG1, ARS_RC_1.1, whole genome shotgun sequence genomic stretch:
- the LOC123922850 gene encoding syntaxin-71-like → MSVIDLLTRVDSICKKYDKYDLEKHKDANVSGDDAFVRLYSSVNSDIESLLQKAETASKDRGKASAVAINAEIRRTKARLLEEVPKLQRLAVKKVKGLSSQEFAARNDLVLALPERIQAIPDGTPAAPKQTGGWASSASRAEIKFDSDGRFDDEYFQSTDQSNQFRQEYEMRRIKQDQGLDVIAEGLDTLKDMAHDMNEELDRQVPLMDEIDTKVDKASSDLKNTNVRLKDTVNQLRSSRNFCIDIVLLIIILGIAAYLYNVLKK, encoded by the exons ATGAGCGTCATCGACCTTCTAACTCGAGTTGATTCCATTTGCAAAAAGTACGACAAATACGACCTCGAAAAGCACAAGGATGCCAATGTCTCCGGCGACGATGCTTTCGTCAGACTCTACTCTTCTGTCAACTCTGACATCGAATCTCTACTTCAG aAAGCAGAAACAGCTTCCAAGGATAGAGGGAAGGCATCTGCTGTAGCGATCAATGCCGAGATTCGTCGTACTAAGGCTAGGTTGTTGGAGGAAGTTCCCAAGTTGCAGAGGTTGGCTGTCAAAAAG GTAAAAGGGCTTTCGTCGCAAGAATTTGCTGCACGAAATGATCTTGTTCTTGCATTGCCAGAAAGAATCCAAGCTATCCCAGATGGGACTCCTGCTGCACCAAAACAAACTGGTGGTTGGGCATCTTCTGCCTCACGTGctgaaattaaatttgattcag ATGGCCGATTTGATGATGAGTACTTTCAATCAACTGATCAATCAAACCAATTCAGGCAGGAATATGAAATGCGTAGAATAAAACAG GATCAAGGTTTGGATGTGATTGCAGAAGGATTGGATACTTTGAAAGACATGGCACATGATATGAATGAG GAACTGGATAGACAAGTTCCCCTGATGGATGAGATTGACACTAAG GTGGACAAGGCATCGTCTGATCTTAAGAATACTAATGTTAGACTTAAAGACACAGTGAATCAG CTTCGATCCAGTCGAAACTTCTGTATTGATATTGTTTTGTTGATTATAATTCTGGGAATTGCTGCCTACTTATACAA